In Microbacterium sp. zg-Y818, the genomic window GAGCTGAAGCACGACGAGCGCGTCAAGCTCGGCGGCGTCGAGATCAAGATCGGCTCGCTCGAGGTGGCATCCGCAGCTCTCCCCGAGACCCCCATCGCCGCCGACAGCGGCATGGACAAGCGCATGGACTGGCGCTTCCTCGACCTGCGCCAGCGCCGCAACAACCTCATCTTCCGCGTGCAGACGACCCTCGAGCACGCGATGCGCTCGTACTGGATCGAGCGGGACTACATCGAGGTGCACTCCCCCAAGCTCATGGCGTCGGCGTCGGAGTCCAACGCCGAGCTGTTCGAGGTGCCGTACTTCGAGGACAAGACCGCGTACCTCGCGCAGTCGCCGCAGTTCTTCAAGCAGATGGCCCAGGTCGCCGGCTTCGGCAAGATCTTCGAGATCGCCCCCGCCTTCCGCGCCGACCCGTCCTTCACCAGCCGCCACGCGACCGAGTTCACTTCGATCGACGCCGAGATCAGCTGGATCGACTCGCACGAGGACGTCGCCGCGATGCAGGAGGAGCTGCTGCAGACGGCGATCCAGGCGGTCAAGGACAAGCACGGCGCCGAGATCGAGGAGCTGTTCGGCATCGAGGTGCAGGTGCCTGCGATCCCGTTCCCCCGCATTCCGCTGGCCGAGGCCCGCGAGATCGTGAAGAGCCGCGGCTACGAGATCCCCCGCACAGACGGCGACCTCGACCCCGAGGGCGAGCGCCAGATCTCGGCGTACGTCGAGGAGACCTACGGTCACCAGTTCGTCTTCATCACCGACTACCACCCCGAGATCCGCGCTTTCTACCACATGCGCGACGAGCAGACAGGGCTGACGAAGTCCTACGACCTGCTGTTCAAGGGCGTGGAGATCACCACCGGCGCACAGCGCGAGCACCGCGTCGACGTGCTGATCGAGCAGGCCCGCGAGAAGGGCCTGGAGCCCGAGCACCTCGAGTTCTACTTCGACTTCTTCCGCTACGGTGCCCCGCCGCACGGTGGCTTCGGCATGGGCCTGGCCCGCGTGCTGATGCTGCTGCTCGGGCAGGACTCGATCCGCGAGGTCACCTACCTCTTCCGCGGACCCACGCGCCTGGCTCCCTGAGCCCGCTCACTCACACCGAGGGACCACGGCGGGTCGCCGCACAGGCCGCGCACCGGCCGACGAGCGTGCTCTGATCGAGCGCCAGGCTGAAGCCGACCATGGTGCGCAGCATGCGGGCGGCAGTGCGCATGGCCTCGGGCGGCAGCACGACCACGGCGCCGCATTCGGCGCACTGGCCGTGAAGGTGCCGGCGCCCGGCAGCGGTCGTGGCGAGGTGATACCGCGCGGCGCCGCTCGCCGCGTGCTGGCGTGAGACGACACCGGATGCCGCCAGCAGGTCGAGCGTGCGGTACACCGTGGCGCGGTGCACGTCCCCCTCACCGAGAAGGTTCGCGACCTCATCGGCGGTCAGGTGGTCGGCGCGCGCGGCCAGCACGGTCAGCACCGCGCGCCGGGGTGCGGTGACCCGCTCCCCGCGCATGCGCAGCGCGCTGATGGCGGCCAGAACGTCGTCGCCACGGGCGGCCGCGTGCAACTCACCGTGCTCGAGACCCACGCCCGCCTCTGCCATGCCCACATGGTGTCACCGCCCCACGGGATCCTCTACCCCCAAGAGAACACGGAGGGCGGTGACACCGGTCAGGTGCGCTTCAACCCCGACATGTAGTGCGCAACGATCAGTGCCACCCAGGTGGTCAGGATGTACGGCCAGGTGTAGGTGTCCAGCCCCGCGCGGTGCATGAGGAGGGTCACCACAGCCGTCACCACGATCCACGGCAGCGAGTACAGCCACGACGCGGTGGAGCTCTTCAGGAACGTCACCGCAAGGGCGATGGCGGTCAGCACTCCCGAGTAGTTGGCCAGGCCGTTTGCGATCTCGCTCCACGACTCGCCCATGGCGATGGCGGTGAGCGTGCCGACGACCGATCCCATGATCGCTGCCAGCCCCACCTTCCAGCTCGCGATGAACAGTCCGACGAGAATCAGCGCGCCGCTGATGGGGTTGTCCACCAGCACGACCTGCGACACGTTCGTCAACAGGGACAGGAAGAATGCCGGCACGGGCTCGTCGGGCAGGTCGGATGCCGGCGAATCGACCGCGAGGCTCAGCGTCGACAGAGCGATGATCGTGGCGACGATGACGAACGGCGCCGTCGTGTACGGCAGGTTGTAGACCTTCAGCGGCGTCTTGGTGAAAAGCGCGTTGACCAGCCATGTGACCGGCCCGGTCACGAGAGCGCCGACGAAGGCGAGCACGTACGACCACCACGCGTCGCCACCCAGCGCGGCGAAGACGGCGGCACCCACAAGGGTGCCGCAGAAGGACTGCATACCCGACGCGACGCTGCTGGGGGGGAAGCCCACGGCGCGCCCACCGAGCATCCCCCCGACGGCACCGATCGCTGCGAGCACCCCCATGCGCCAGTCCGCGATGACGAAGGCGGCGAGCACGAGGATGCCGGTGATGACGTTCTGCTGGAAGTAGATCTGTGACGGGCCGTGGAGAAACCCGAGGCCCCACTGGCTCGCGGAACCGCGCTTCTCGGTCTGCGTATCGGTCATGACGATCCTCCCTGCCGATTTATCATTTCCTGACGAGCGGCGCCGGCCGCCCGGTGAGCAGTTCGTGCACCGCAGCCGCTGCGCCCGTCTGCGCGGCGAGCGACGTGACGGTGTCATCGCCTGCGTAGCGCAGCCACGCGCCGGCATCCGCCGGCAAGACGCTGACCCCGAAGCGGACACTGTCGTCGGAGGATGCCGCGACCACCTTCGCCACGGCATCGTGCAGTGCCGCCGCCACCCGCGCGGCGGGCTGGAGCGGGGTCACGACGTACAGCGACGACACGATGTCGCGGCCGCCGAGCACCGCGTCGCCGCCGACGCGACCGTCGCGCGGCACCAGCCGCACGCGGTCGATGGCGACGGGCTCGCCGCCGTGGTCGTCGGGACGGCGAACCTCGAGGTCGCTCGCGTATGCATCGAAGGCGTAGCGCTCACCTCGCGTCAGGCGGCCGGCGTACACCGTCTCGCCGACCAGCAGGGTGGCATCCGGATGAACGCGCGCCGTCAGGTGCTGGTAGAAGCGCGAGTTCGCGTAGGGGATGAGCGGGTCGGGGAGGTACTCGACATACGCACCCTCGGCGACGTCGATGTTGATGATCGACGTGGCGTAGCCCGAGACCATGCGGTACACCTTCGTGTGCGCCTGGGTCGTGATGAAGGCTGAGGTTCCCTCGCCGAAAGTGAGGTCCATGCGCTGCCGGTCGTTGTGCAGCACGCCGCCGCCGGTCGTGATGAGGTACGTGTACGGCATGTCGGGCCGCAAGGTGTTGTAATACAGCGGCTTCATGATCTGCAGCGGAGCCTTCTGGTAGTGATGCACCAGCTCCGTGCGCTGGGAGTCGCCCTGTCCGCGCAGCTCGAATCCGAGTTCGAGGATGCCGACTTTGCCGGGGCTCCCCACGGGCAGCGTGTAGCTCTCGGTGCCGTAGCGGGCCACCTCGATCGGCACGTGCGCCGGCTCGAAGTGGGCGGGCTGCAGCCGCGGCCCGCCGTACAGCGGCGCCGCCTCCGGCGTCGGCGACGACGACTCGGCATCCACCTCGCCCACCTCGAGATCGGTCACGAGACCAGTTCGCCCGTCTTCGCGTGCCACACCGACATGATGGTGTCGAAGAGCTCCTGCACCCCGGTGCCGTCGAGCGAGTTGGTGAGCACCACCGGCTTGCCGTTTCGCACCGCGTGGGCGTCGCGTTCCATGACCGACAGATCGGTGCGCACATACTGCGCGATGTCGATCTTGTTGATCACCAGGATGTCGCTCTCGGTGATGCCGGGACCGCGCTTGCGCGGCATCTTCTCCCCCTCCGAGGTGTCCAGCACGAACACGAACACGTCCGCCAGCGACGGCGAGAAGGTCAGCGTCAGATTGTCGCCCCCGGACTCGTAGATCAGGGTGTCGATGTCGGGGAAGCGCTCGAGCATCTCCTCACCCGCGGCGAGGTTCATCGTGGGGTCGTCGCGCACCGCGGTGTGAGGGCACGCGCCCGTCTCGACGCCCACGACGCGCTCAGGGTCGAGGATGCCGGCGAGTTCCCGCCGCACGTGGTGGGCGTCCTCCTGGGTGTAGATGTCGTTGGTGATGACGCCCGGGGTGCGGCCGGCGGCGATGAAGATGGGCACCAGCGCCTCGGTGAGCGCCGTCTTCCCCGACCCGACGGGGCCGCCGATTCCGACGCGCAGAACGTTGTCGCTCATGGGGTTCCTCTTTCTTTGCATTCGTGGGATCTCAGTTGGTGAACAGTCGCGCTTCGGCACGCTCGTGGCCGGCCGACATGATGTCGCCCATCGGCACGAAGCCGCCGATGTCGGCGACCGGGCGCACCAGCGCGTCTTCGGTCACCGCCTCGATGACCGGGTGCACCCGCCGGATCATCACCTGCGCCGACCGGTGGTCGGCCAGGCGCAGGCGCAGAGCGGCGAACGCGTAGCTCGCCGCGAAGGCGAAGAGGTCCGCCGCCACCGCCGCGGCGATGGGCACCCGTTCCGCCGCGTAGCAGACCGCCGTCACGACGGGCTGGCAGCCCGGCGTGCGGCGCTGCTTCACCCGGGCGGCCCAGGCCGCGATGTCGTCGGCACCAGGCGTCCCCTCGAAGATCTCCGCGGTGATGTCGGCCAGCTGCCTTCCGCTGCGCACGCTGGACGTGCGCAGCTCCGCGTTCAGCTTCGACGCGTACAGCACCCGGTCGACCTCGGCCACGGCATCCCACTCGCCGCGGGACGCACATCCGTGCGCCCGAGCGAGCGCCGTGGCGTCCCCCGGCCCCACAGAGGAGATCAACAGGTCCTCGAGCAGGTCGCCCACCGTGCCGGCATCCACGAGCCCGGCCTGGTGGAATCCCTCCAGGCCGTGCGACATCGTGTAGAAGCCACTGGGGAATGCGGAGTCGGTCAGTTGCAGGCCGACCAGCAGCGGTGCCACCGCCGACCCCGCACTCGTGGTCGTGATCGTCATATCGGGGCGATCATGCGAGGAAGAACAGCTGGGTCAGCGGCAGCGCCTGGGCCGGTTCGATCTCTGCCGGGACCCCATCCAGCGACACCCGGTAGGTCTCCGGATCGACCGTGACCTCCGGGGTCTCGCTGTTGCGCACCATGCTGCTCTTGCCGATCGATCGGGTGTTGCGCACCGGGAGGATCTGGCTCTTCAGCCCGAGCATCTCCGGCACCCCCTTCTCGATCGACACCTTCGACACGAACGTCGCCCGCGTCGCGTGCAGCGGCTGCGGCAGGGCACCGAACGCCGGCCGGAAGTACACCGGCTGGGGCGTGGGCAGCGAGGCGTTGGGGTCGCCCATCAGACCCCAGTTGATCAGGCCGCCCTTGATGACCACCTTCGGCTTCGCCGCGAACGTGTCCACCGGCCACAGCACGATGTCGGCCATCTTGCCCGGCTCGAGCGAGCCGACGTAGTCCGAGATGCCGTGGGTGATCGCGGGGTTGATCGTCACCTTCGCGAGGTACCGCAGCACCCGGAAGTTGTCGTTGTCCTCGGCATCCTCCGGCAGCTTGCCGCGCTTGTCCTTGCAGTGGTGCGCCGTCTGGAACGCCCTCGTCACCGACTCGCCGATACGGCCCATGGCCTGCGAGTCCGACGAGAACATGGAGATGACGCCCATGTCCTGCAGCACGGTCTCTGCCGAGATCGTCTCGGCGCGCACCCGGGAGTCGGCGAACGCGACGTCCTCCGGGGCGTCGTACGAGAGGTGGTGGCACACCATCACCATGTCCAGCAGCTCGTCGACGGAGTTGACCGTGTAGGGCAGGGTGGGATTCGTCGAGGACGGCAGCACGTTGGACTGCCCCGCGATCTTCATGATGTCCGGGGCGTGTCCACCGCCGGCACCCTCGGTGTGGTACGTGTGGATCGTCCGGCCATTGATCGCCGAGATGGTGTTCTCCACGAATCCCGACTCGTTCAGGCTGTCGGTGTGGATGGCGACCTGGATGTCGTACTCGTCGGCGATCTGCAACGCCATGTCGATGGCGGCCGGAGTCGTTCCCCAGTCCTCGTGCACCTTCAGCCCACCCGCGCCGGCTTCCACCTGGTCGATGAGCGCCTGCGGCAGCGAGCTGTTGCCCTTGCCGTGGATGCCCACATTGATGGGGAGGTCGTCCCATGCCTGCAGCATGCGGTGGATGTTCCACGTGCCCGGTGTGCAGGTCGTGCCGTTGGTGCCGTCGGTCGGGCCGGTCCCACCGCCGAAGAGCGTGGTGATGCCGTTGGACAGCGCGTTGTACACCTGCTGCGGGGAGATGAAGTGCACGTGCGGGTCCATCGCTCCGGCGGTCGCGATGAGGTGCTCACCGGCGATCACCTCGGTGCCGGGGCCGACGACGAGGTGCGGATCGACGCCCTTCTGCGTCTGCGGGTTGCCGGACTTGCCGATGCCGGCGATCTTGCCGTCCCGCACGCCGATGTCTGCTTTGACGATGCCGAGGATGGCATCCATCACGATCACGTTCGTGATCACGAGGTCGAGCGATCCCTGCGAGGAGCTGGCTTGGGGGTCTGATCCCATGCCGTCGCGGGCGGACTTGCCGCCGCCGTACACGACCTCGTCGCCGTAGCTGTCAGCGGCGTAGTCCTTCTCGATCTCGATGACGAGGTTCGTGTCTGCCAGAGGCACGCGGTCGCCGACGGTCGGACCGAAGAGGTCGGTGTACTGCTTCTTGGAGATGATGGCCATGGCTACTTGCTCCCCTTCTTGCTTCCGGATGCCTTGTTGTCTGCTTTTGCGTTACCAGACGACTTTTTCGCCGTCGCCGGGCTCGCATTCCCGCCGCTGTCGGCCTCGCCGTTCTGGTACCCGCGCTCGGCGAGCATCCTCATAGCGTCGGCCTTGGTCTGCGCCGCATCGAGGCCGCCGTTGACGAACCCGTTGAACCCCACGACGCGGCGGGCACCGGCGAAGGCGACCAGGGTGACCTGCTTGGTCTCTCCTGGTTCGAAACGCACCCCGCTGCCGGCGGGGATGTCCAGGTGCATGCCCCATGCCTGCTCACGCGGAAAGAGCATGGCGGAGTTGACTTCGAAGAAGTGGAAGTGCGAGCCGATCTGCACCGGCCGGTCGCCGGTGTTCGTGACATTCATCGTCGCCGAGGGCCGGCCCTCGTTGATCTCGATGGTGTCGGCACCGTGGTGGTAGCTGGGGCGTCTGCTGAGCATGATGTTCCCTCCGGTTACGACTCAGTGGTCGTGGTCGTGGTGCGCGTCGGAGAGCGCCAACGCGTCGCTGTCGTGATGGTGCAGCACGTGGGCGTGCAGGCCCCCGTGCGTGTGGGAGTGCCGCGTTCCGTCGGCGTGGTCGTGCGGATGCGGGTGGGTGTGAGCCTCCTCCTCGAACGCGTGCGAGTGGGCGTACCCGTGGCCGTGGTCGGCGAGGAGCCCCGTGTCGATGCCGTCGTCGCCGGCATCGAGGGCGGCGAGCGCGTCGCGCACCCGGGTGCCGATCACCCGCACGATCGACGCGTCGCTCATCACCGGGCCGCCGAATTCGACGTCTGCGGCGGGCAGCGAGGCGGCGAATCCCGCAGGAACCGCCACGACGCGCGTCGCGCCGAGCCGGCGCAGCCGCGCCGCTGCCGCGGAGAGCTGTGCGCCGTCGTCGGCGATCGCCACCGCCACCTCGTCGAGCGCTCCGTGCGTGGCGACGAGATAGCCCACGCGGTGCAGCTCCGCTTCGTCGAACGGGTTGGAGTGCGGCGCGACGATGAGCAGAGCGGATGCCGGATCGACGAGACTCGCCCGATTGGCCGCGGTGCGCAGCCAGGCTGTGAGATGGTCGATCTGCCCGAAGGGGGCGGTCAGCGCGATCCGCCCAGCGTGCGTACGGTTCAGCCAGCGGAGCGTCTTGGCCGCGTCGGCGACCATGGCGGGGTCCCGCCCGAAGGTCATCGGGAGCACCACGACGGGGTCGCCGTGGTCGAGCGCGGCGCTGACGATGTTGTGCAGCGCCCGGCCCGCGACCGTGGTGCGCGCGCCGTCCACGAGCGGCTCGAACCGCTCGAGGTCGCGCGCGTCGTCGCTCTCGTGCCCGCCGACGAGGACGATCTGCACTCCGGTGGCGCCCGTCATCTCCTCAGCCGCCGATGGGGTCGTGGCAGGAGACCAGTTTCGTGCCGTCGGGGAATGTCGCTTCGACCTGCAGAAGCGTGACTCGTTCACGGACGCCGGGCATGCACTGGTCGACCGTGACGATTTTCTTTCCCAGCTCCATGCAGTCCGAGACGGTCTTGCCGTCACGGGCGGCTTCGAGAACCCCCTCCGTCACGAGGGCGATCGCCTCACTGACGTTGAGCTTCGTGCCGCGATCTCGGCGGCGTCGCGCGAGTTCCGCGACCTGGTAGACGTACAGCTTGTCGATCTCGCGTGGCGTGAGGTCCATTGCAGCTCCTGACATCCGATTGAGAGAGGACGCGCTCCGACGTGTGTGCGTGGGGCGTCGATAGGGCGTCAGCCTTACACGCCCGGGAAGACCTGAACAGGCCCCCTCCTGCACGATCCGCACCACCTGCGACCGTGTCGCAGGACCACTGGGCAGGCCCCGTCGGCGGGGCTATAGTCGAGGCCTCGAACGGGGGCGGCATGGTGAAATCAGGGAGTGTCGCGGGCGGCTGGCTGATCGTCGTCTGCTGCCTTTCGCAGTTCCTGCACACCGTCTACGGCAGCGTCGCCAATATCGCGCTGCCCGATATCTCGCGGGATCTGGGCGCCGGAATCGACTCGCTGCAGTGGGTCGTGAGCGCCTACGTGCTGACGCTCGCGAGCCTGCTGATCTTCGCCGGAAACCTGGCAGATCGCATCGGTCGACGACGCGTGCTCGTGATGGGCAACGTGGTGATGATCGTGGGCTCGGTCGTCTGCGCCCTGAGCACGTCGGTGGGCCTGCTCGTCGTCGGACGGGTCATCCAGGGCGCCGGCAGTGCGCTCATCGCACCCGCCGGCCTGTCGCTTCTGGCAGCGGCGTTTCCGCAGCGCGCGCAGCGCGCCGTCGCGGTGATGTGGTGGACCACCATCGGCACGGCGTCGCTGGCGGCGGGCCCGATCCTCGGCGGACTGCTCGTGAAGGATCTCGGCTGGACCTCGGTGTTCTGGGCCGGCGTGCCTCTGGGGGTGGTGGCGTCGGTACTCGCGCTCGTCCTCCTGCGCGAATCCCGCGCGCAGCACCCTGCGCGCCTGGACGGCGTCGGCCAGATCCTGCTGACCCTCTTCCTCGCCGCCCTCGCGTTCACCCTGATCGAGGGCGTGCACCTGGGATGGACCTCCGTGCCCGTGCTCGCGGCGATCGCCGTCGCCCTGCTGTCGCTGGTCGCGCTCGTGCCGTACGAGCGCCGTCGGCAGGATCCGCTGCTGCCCCTGCATCTGCTGACCGACCGGCCGTTCGTCACCGCGCTGACGATGGCGGTGGCCGGGTACCTGGCACTCGCAGCGCTGCTGTTCGTCAACACCTTCTATCTGCAGTCCGAGCGCGGGCTGAACGCCACGCAGGCGGGCCTCATGACGATCCCCCTGGCCGCCGGCGCCACCGCATCCGCCCTCCTGGCCGCCCGATTCGTCGCACACCAGCATTCGCGCGCCGCACTCATCATCAGCGGAACGCTCCTCGCCGTCGGCTCTGCTGGGCTGTGGCTGACCGAGAGCGCCCCGCTGTGGACGGTGTTCCTGCCGTACTTCGTGTTCGGGTTCGGGTTCGGCCTCATCGCCGATCCCGTCAGCGTAACCGCGCTCTCGGAGCTGCCCACCGAGGAGTCCGGACTGGCGTCGAGCTTCATCTCCACGTCCAAGCAGGCCGGTCAGCTGCTGGGCATCGCCGGCGCCGGATCGATCCTCGCCGTCGCAGGCACATCATCGGACGCGACCGCGTTCGACGACATGGGCGGGTGGGTGTGGGCGGTGCTGGTGGCGGCCGGCGTGCTCATCGCCGGGCTCGCCGTCAGCACGCCGCGCACGCACATTCCCGTGCCGCCCAAGCCCGCGGCCGTGCACTGAGCCGGGTCAGCGCGACGCGCGGCCGCGGCGGTGGCGGCGGTCGGGATCGGCGGGAACCTGCGTGCCCGGCCCGTCGGGAGGGTCCACTGTGCCCGGACGGATCGACTCGATCAGTGCGAGCACCGACTGGTTCAGGCGCGTCAGCTGGACGTGTGCGTCCGCCTCGGGACCCTCACCCTTTCCGGGGTCGAGCGCGAGATCGGCGAGAGGATGCAGTCTGCTGGGCAGCGCACCCCGCAGCACCTCCTGGACGGCCGCGAAGTTCTCGTCGGACATCTGCGCGAGCCGCGACCACTGCGCGGTGTCGGCGGCGCCGTCCGCCCGCGGTAGACGCACGAGAGTGCGCCCCAGCCGCCGCTCGTAGTCGAGCACCGACCACAGTGCCGTCAGCTGCGCTTCGATGCCGTCGGCGCGCAGCGAGCCGGGGTCACGGCGCAACGGAGCCGCCCGCGTCTCCAGCGCTCGCAGCAGGTCGCCCAGCTCGCGCTCACGCTCGGCGACCTGCTGTCGGGTCAGCGCCTCCTCCCCCAGCCGCGGGGCGAGCAGATCCGACAGCAGCGCCCGCGCCCGACCCACCGCCGACGTCATGCCCGCCACGACCTGCGACCCGGTACGGGTGGGCAGCAATAACGCCGAGATCACGATGGCGACCACGCCCCCGACGAGCGTCTCGAGCATGCGCGCCTGCACGGTCTCCACGCTCAGCGTTCCCATCACGTCGTACATGGTCGCCAGGCCCAGCGTGACCCAGAACACCATCGCCGCCGGCGAGATGGCGCGGGTGAACGCCACGAAGAAGACGCTCACGATCAGCAGCGGGTAGGCCCAGACCGGATCGTGCCCCGCGACGATCGCCAGCCCGAACGCGATAGCCGAGGCGGCGACGGTCGCGATGATCCGCTGGATGCTCTTGACCCGGGTCTCCCCGTCGGAGCCGCTGATCGTCTGGAAGGCCGGCATGGCCGCCCAGTACTGATGCGTCGACGAGACCAGCGACCCGAGGAGCAGCGCGAGCCCCGTCGCGACCGTCGCCTGGGCGGCCTGCCGGTCGGTCGGCCGCAGCCCACCCGTCCCATGCGGCGCCGCGGACGGGTGGGCTGGGACGCCCGGCTTCTGCGCGGCATCGGGGGTGGGGGCCCGGTCCGCCTCGACTTCTGCGAAGGACTCCAGCGCCTTGTCATCGGCCAGCTGCACGCGGCGCAGGCGCTCGGCGGCGTATCGCAGCTGCATGATCGCGAACAGCACCCGCCGCACCTCGCCGGTGAGCCCTGGGGGCAGCTCCGAGTCCTTGCGCGAACGCTCCGGCGGCGCGGCCGAGCCGCGGAAGGCCGAGATCTCGGCGCTCGTGGCGACGAGGTCGCCGGCGAGGCGCGCGCGCTCGTCGACCGTGATCGTGATGCTGGGGACGACCGGCAGCAGCGTCAGCAGATTCTCCGCCGCCAGCTGCACGTCGAAGATGCGCATGCGCAGCACGCGCATCCGCATCGGATTCATCTGATCCCCCGACATCCGCTCGAGCGGCCCGTTGATGTCATCGACCGTGTGCTCCAGCGCGGTGCGGGCTGAGCGCAGTTCACGCACCAGGCGTCTGTCGGCTCGACCGCTGGACACGAGGTCGACGAGCGTGTCGAGCAGGTCCTCGATGCGCTCGTACACTGCCGCGATGCCGCCGTGCACCTGCCGAGACGGCGGCGCGCCGGGGATCGCCTGCACCAGCCAGCTCGCCGCGAGGCCGATGATCGCCGCGAGCAGCGAGAAGAGGACGTCCTGCGACGACAGGTGCACGAGCAGGCTGAAGTAGAAGATCAGGAAGAACAGCTTTCCCATCGCTCCCACCCGCGGGCCGAAGCGCTGCAGCCAGACGGCGAGTCCCGCGGCGAGCGCCATCGACACCACGATGACGGGTTGGTCCGCCGACAGCAGTGCCCCGAGCACGACGGCGAGCGACACCGGGATGATCGAGACGAGGGCACGCACCGTGCGCGCGGCGGGCGCGGCCTGCGCCGCGGCCGCGGGCGTCGTGAAAAGCGCCACCATCGCGGCGAACACTGCACCGCTCTGGTCGCCCGGCCCGAGTACCTGCGACAACGGGATCACCACCGCCAGCGCGACGACCACCGCCGCCAGGGTGCGGAGCGCATCGACCAGACGCGCCCAGCCGGGGTCGATGAACAGGTGTCGACGGCGCAGCCAGCGAGTCAGCCGCGACGGCCGGCGACCAGGATCGCCCTCGACCGGCGCCGCCAGAACCGGGACCCGCGCGCCGACGTCCGGGGCGGCGAACAGCTCGGCCGGGGTCGCCTCGTCCAGAGGGATGCCGTCGGGCGTTGCCGCCGTGCCCCGGTACACGGGCTGGTAGTCGAGGTCCCTCGACACCAGCGCCAGCAGCCACTGCGACTGCAGCTCGAACGGCAGCCACTGCACGTACCGCCGGTAGGCGTCGGCCGTCCCGAGGTCGGCAGAGCGCTGCGCCGCCGCACCCGCATCCGCATCCGACGGAGCCGCGTCGGCACCGTCGTCATCCGTCGGCGCCGCGTCGGCAGCGGGGGCAACGAGCGCACCGATGCGCTGCTGCACCGTGAAGAACCGCACCACCCACGGGTCGAGCTTGGCGGCACGGCCGCCACGGTGCAGAACGGCCATGGCCGCGGCGAAGTCCTCTGCCGAGACCGGCTCGGGGTTCTGCGGCGCGACGCGTCCCAGCATGCGCAGCAGCGCGGCCCGCAGGTCGTAGAACTGCTCGGTCAAG contains:
- the aspS gene encoding aspartate--tRNA(Asn) ligase, producing the protein MSERVLVQQLQGLPDGPVSVSGWVETVRDQKKVQFVILRDETGAVQLVNPATRPPAADAVDAPEPDADKLALTSLISELTTGTFLTVTGELKHDERVKLGGVEIKIGSLEVASAALPETPIAADSGMDKRMDWRFLDLRQRRNNLIFRVQTTLEHAMRSYWIERDYIEVHSPKLMASASESNAELFEVPYFEDKTAYLAQSPQFFKQMAQVAGFGKIFEIAPAFRADPSFTSRHATEFTSIDAEISWIDSHEDVAAMQEELLQTAIQAVKDKHGAEIEELFGIEVQVPAIPFPRIPLAEAREIVKSRGYEIPRTDGDLDPEGERQISAYVEETYGHQFVFITDYHPEIRAFYHMRDEQTGLTKSYDLLFKGVEITTGAQREHRVDVLIEQAREKGLEPEHLEFYFDFFRYGAPPHGGFGMGLARVLMLLLGQDSIREVTYLFRGPTRLAP
- a CDS encoding Fur family transcriptional regulator; protein product: MAEAGVGLEHGELHAAARGDDVLAAISALRMRGERVTAPRRAVLTVLAARADHLTADEVANLLGEGDVHRATVYRTLDLLAASGVVSRQHAASGAARYHLATTAAGRRHLHGQCAECGAVVVLPPEAMRTAARMLRTMVGFSLALDQSTLVGRCAACAATRRGPSV
- a CDS encoding urea transporter, whose product is MTDTQTEKRGSASQWGLGFLHGPSQIYFQQNVITGILVLAAFVIADWRMGVLAAIGAVGGMLGGRAVGFPPSSVASGMQSFCGTLVGAAVFAALGGDAWWSYVLAFVGALVTGPVTWLVNALFTKTPLKVYNLPYTTAPFVIVATIIALSTLSLAVDSPASDLPDEPVPAFFLSLLTNVSQVVLVDNPISGALILVGLFIASWKVGLAAIMGSVVGTLTAIAMGESWSEIANGLANYSGVLTAIALAVTFLKSSTASWLYSLPWIVVTAVVTLLMHRAGLDTYTWPYILTTWVALIVAHYMSGLKRT
- a CDS encoding urease accessory protein UreD, producing the protein MTDLEVGEVDAESSSPTPEAAPLYGGPRLQPAHFEPAHVPIEVARYGTESYTLPVGSPGKVGILELGFELRGQGDSQRTELVHHYQKAPLQIMKPLYYNTLRPDMPYTYLITTGGGVLHNDRQRMDLTFGEGTSAFITTQAHTKVYRMVSGYATSIINIDVAEGAYVEYLPDPLIPYANSRFYQHLTARVHPDATLLVGETVYAGRLTRGERYAFDAYASDLEVRRPDDHGGEPVAIDRVRLVPRDGRVGGDAVLGGRDIVSSLYVVTPLQPAARVAAALHDAVAKVVAASSDDSVRFGVSVLPADAGAWLRYAGDDTVTSLAAQTGAAAAVHELLTGRPAPLVRK
- the ureG gene encoding urease accessory protein UreG, giving the protein MSDNVLRVGIGGPVGSGKTALTEALVPIFIAAGRTPGVITNDIYTQEDAHHVRRELAGILDPERVVGVETGACPHTAVRDDPTMNLAAGEEMLERFPDIDTLIYESGGDNLTLTFSPSLADVFVFVLDTSEGEKMPRKRGPGITESDILVINKIDIAQYVRTDLSVMERDAHAVRNGKPVVLTNSLDGTGVQELFDTIMSVWHAKTGELVS
- a CDS encoding urease accessory UreF family protein: MTITTTSAGSAVAPLLVGLQLTDSAFPSGFYTMSHGLEGFHQAGLVDAGTVGDLLEDLLISSVGPGDATALARAHGCASRGEWDAVAEVDRVLYASKLNAELRTSSVRSGRQLADITAEIFEGTPGADDIAAWAARVKQRRTPGCQPVVTAVCYAAERVPIAAAVAADLFAFAASYAFAALRLRLADHRSAQVMIRRVHPVIEAVTEDALVRPVADIGGFVPMGDIMSAGHERAEARLFTN
- the ureC gene encoding urease subunit alpha; this translates as MAIISKKQYTDLFGPTVGDRVPLADTNLVIEIEKDYAADSYGDEVVYGGGKSARDGMGSDPQASSSQGSLDLVITNVIVMDAILGIVKADIGVRDGKIAGIGKSGNPQTQKGVDPHLVVGPGTEVIAGEHLIATAGAMDPHVHFISPQQVYNALSNGITTLFGGGTGPTDGTNGTTCTPGTWNIHRMLQAWDDLPINVGIHGKGNSSLPQALIDQVEAGAGGLKVHEDWGTTPAAIDMALQIADEYDIQVAIHTDSLNESGFVENTISAINGRTIHTYHTEGAGGGHAPDIMKIAGQSNVLPSSTNPTLPYTVNSVDELLDMVMVCHHLSYDAPEDVAFADSRVRAETISAETVLQDMGVISMFSSDSQAMGRIGESVTRAFQTAHHCKDKRGKLPEDAEDNDNFRVLRYLAKVTINPAITHGISDYVGSLEPGKMADIVLWPVDTFAAKPKVVIKGGLINWGLMGDPNASLPTPQPVYFRPAFGALPQPLHATRATFVSKVSIEKGVPEMLGLKSQILPVRNTRSIGKSSMVRNSETPEVTVDPETYRVSLDGVPAEIEPAQALPLTQLFFLA
- a CDS encoding urease subunit gamma, which codes for MDLTPREIDKLYVYQVAELARRRRDRGTKLNVSEAIALVTEGVLEAARDGKTVSDCMELGKKIVTVDQCMPGVRERVTLLQVEATFPDGTKLVSCHDPIGG